In Cydia fagiglandana chromosome 3, ilCydFagi1.1, whole genome shotgun sequence, the following are encoded in one genomic region:
- the LOC134680139 gene encoding E3 ubiquitin-protein ligase MSL2 has protein sequence MKMNATSLYVSTCRLIILADAADKSSWTDLFRLVPYLRQSLSCTVCGNLLKEPYTPTSSGCQHHVCKKCKGGRKKLKPSCSWCKDYDNYAENLQLRILLQCYKKLCEYFMGTDVYKSLLEEDEVAAGVNGGTVASSGLIDLIQEGAGFADDYKSTAGLSKSAYSILPCVYTNSASTQTQAASTSSSTETRSSSKDSPNSRAMSNGSPLYSVMYAGSGNKITIKRKAVDETDSSSPSEPAPRESKSNQLGFKKPSNRTRSSASSKRKGCRCGNATATPGKLTCCGQRCPCYVESKPCTECKCKGCRNPHRPDGMKVRPHIPQLDTLQLNMNSDSSPSCSGSMDSLDPDTLTMEAMEESLNFNTDLKPSNIKVYTSQLQEVSASLPATIMMDEELPASDGDDASSPPDYAISPDSHESPRSEPALDTNSDVEVDV, from the exons ATGAAGATGAATGCTACCAGTTTATACGTTTCTACGTGCCGTCTCATAATACTAGCCGACGCGGCGGATAAGTCTTCGTGGACGGATTTATTTCGTTTAGTTCCATACTTGCGGCAATCTTTGTCCTGTACAGTTTGCGGTAATTTGCTTAAAGAACCTTACACGCCGACCAGTTCGGGGTGTCAGCATCACGTGTGTAAAAAGTGTAAAGGCGGGAGAAAGAAATTAAAACCGTCTTGTAGTTGGTGTAAGGATTACGACAATTATGCAGAAAATTTGCAGTTACGGATTCTGCTACAGTGTTACAAGAAGTTGTGTGAATATTTTATGGGTACGGACGTTTACAAGAGTCTGTTGGAGGAGGACGAGGTGGCGGCAGGCGTGAACGGGGGCACGGTAGCGAGTTCGGGGCTTATCGACTTGATACAGGAGGGCGCGGGTTTTGCCGATGACTACAAGAGCACGGCGGGCCTGTCCAAGTCCGCCTACAGTATCCTTCCCTGTGTCTACACAAACTCTGCTTCCACACAAACACAGGCAGCCTCCACATCAAGTAGCACAGAAACCAGATCCTCCAGTAAAGATTCCCCTAATTCCAGAGCAATGTCCAATGGCTCCCCCCTTTACTCTGTAATGTATGCTGGCTctggcaataaaattactatTAAGAGAAAAGCAGTTGATGAAACTGATTCATCTTCACCAAGTGAACCTGCCCCTAGGGAAAGCAag TCAAATCAATTAGGATTTAAGAAGCCCTCAAACCGCACCCGTAGCTCAGCAAGTAGCAAACGGAAAGGTTGCAGATGTGGCAATGCAACAGCCACGCCTGGCAAACTAACATGCTGCGGACAGCGGTGTCCATGCTATGTGGAGAGCAAGCCATGCACGGAGTGCAAGTGTAAAGGTTGCCGGAACCCGCATAGGCCAGATGGGATGAAG GTCCGACCACACATACCTCAGTTAGACACGCTGCAGTTGAACATGAACTCGGACAGCTCCCCCTCCTGCTCTGGCTCCATGGACAGTCTGGACCCCGACACCCTCACGATGGAAGCCATGGAGGAGAGCCTCAACTTCAATACGGACCTCAAACCATCTAATATTAAGG TATACACAAGTCAATTGCAAGAAGTGTCAGCATCGTTGCCGGCGACGATAATGATGGACGAGGAGCTTCCAGCGTCGGACGGCGACGATGCCAGCTCGCCGCCCGACTACGCCATCTCGCCCGACAGCCACGAGTCGCCGCGCTCCGAGCCCGCGCTAGATACCAACAGCGACGTCGAGGTCGACGTATGA